In a single window of the Sesamum indicum cultivar Zhongzhi No. 13 linkage group LG16, S_indicum_v1.0, whole genome shotgun sequence genome:
- the LOC105178650 gene encoding major pollen allergen Ole e 10: MNSEINCIKLSIIAVFWTLSLVSTTCRLCSGTRISPETQVLAAENSTRNAAGNAGGLLIDSPASSNRPPVCVYPPPAQPSPPSFGPPSPYTKPEHGGWCVAKPMVPSSVMQQALDYACASGADCGPILLNGVCYQPDTLLAHASYAFNSYWQRTKRAGGTCDFGGAAMLVTVDPSYGECHFISS; encoded by the exons ATGAATTCAGAAATTAACTGTATTAAACTGTCCATTATAGCTGTTTTTTGGACATTGTCATTAGTCTCCACCACCTGCAGACTATGCTCTG GCACGCGAATCAGCCCAGAAACTCAGGTTCTTGCAGCTGAAAACTCAACGAGAAACGCAGCTGGAAATGCTGGCGGACTGCTCATTGATAGTCCTGCATCCTCGAATCGCCCTCCGGTCTGTGTATACCCTCCGCCTGCTCAGCCCAGTCCACCGTCTTTTGGGCCACCGTCCCCTTACACAAAGCCTGAGCACGGCGGTTGGTGCGTGGCTAAGCCGATGGTGCCGTCTTCCGTGATGCAGCAGGCCTTGGACTATGCGTGCGCGTCAGGGGCCGACTGTGGGCCGATTCTGCTGAACGGGGTGTGCTACCAGCCGGACACTCTGCTTGCTCATGCTTCCTACGCTTTCAATAGCTATTGGCAAAGGACTAAAAGGGCTGGGGGAACTTGTGATTTTGGTGGTGCCGCGATGCTTGTCACGGTCGATCCGA
- the LOC105178651 gene encoding ATPase WRNIP1, whose translation MSKRANHLEMEAEIEQLVSMGFPTDLAAQAMAAAGGNLLKATDWLLNQNNHHHPPIAQTPTPPSSNSSPPVVQPKINRFFHFHPKKDQTQQESEEIEGDEQSHSLVHPRKRQKLAENQENIQKPSPEPPPPPLAERMRPRVLDEIVGQDHLLARDALLRSAIGCGRLPSVILWGPPGTGKTSIAKAIVSSCGGFGSSSYRFVSLSAVTCGVKDVREAVEEARKSKLKTSKSTVLFLDEVHRFNKAQQDSFLPVIEDGSIVFIGATTENPSFHLITPLLSRCRVLTLTPLKPHHITMLVKRAVFDEDRGLAASLKRLVKFEVDDDATEFLSLHCDGDARVALNALEVAATTASARAKECNTDEDSRVLVVVSVDEVKEALQCKHLAYDRAGEEHYNLISALHKSMRGSDADAAIYWLARMVEGGEEPLYIARRLIRFASEDVGLADPQALTQAVSCYQACHFIGMPECNVILAQCVAYLALAPKSVAVYRAMGSAQKVVKESIGQNEGVPLHLRNAPTKLMKDLGYGKGYIYPPDNPDSSSQAYLPPSLEGYKFLHWP comes from the coding sequence ATGAGCAAAAGGGCAAACCATTTGGAGATGGAGGCTGAAATTGAGCAGCTTGTCAGCATGGGTTTCCCTACTGACCTCGCCGCCCAAGCCATGGCGGCCGCCGGCGGGAACCTCCTCAAAGCCACCGATTGGCTTCTCAATCAGAATAACCACCACCACCCTCCGATTGCTCAAACTCCCACTCCCCCATCATCCAATTCCAGCCCTCCCGTTGTCCAACCCAAGATCAATCGCTTTTTCCACTTCCACCCCAAGAAAGACCAGACCCAACAAGAGTCCGAAGAGATTGAGGGAGATGAACAGTCCCACTCGTTGGTTCATCCCAGAAAGCGTCAAAAATTGgctgaaaatcaagaaaatatccAGAAACCCTCTCCGGAACCTCCGCCCCCGCCGCTAGCGGAGAGAATGCGGCCGCGCGTGCTCGACGAAATAGTGGGACAGGACCACCTCCTGGCAAGAGACGCCCTCCTCCGCTCGGCGATCGGCTGTGGCCGCCTCCCCTCCGTCATCCTTTGGGGCCCACCCGGGACCGGCAAGACCTCCATCGCCAAGGCCATTGTGAGCTCCTGTGGCGGCTTTGGATCTTCTTCCTACCGATTCGTTTCTCTATCCGCCGTGACTTGTGGGGTAAAGGATGTCAGGGAGGCTGTGGAGGAGGCCAGAAAATCGAAGTTGAAAACGAGCAAAAGTActgttctttttcttgatgaggTCCACAGGTTCAACAAAGCGCAGCAGGATTCATTTCTGCCCGTAATAGAAGATGGGAGTATAGTGTTCATCGGCGCCACCACAGAAAACCCGTCGTTCCATCTGATAACGCCGTTGTTGTCCCGCTGCAGAGTTTTAACCCTCACTCCATTGAAACCCCATCATATAACAATGCTAGTGAAACGAGCCGTTTTTGATGAGGACCGGGGACTGGCTGCAAGCCTAAAGCGATTGGTTAAGTTCGAAGTAGATGATGATGCAACAGAGTTTTTATCTTTGCACTGTGATGGAGACGCCCGGGTGGCGTTGAACGCCCTTGAGGTCGCGGCCACGACTGCCTCTGCACGAGCCAAAGAATGTAACACCGATGAGGATTCTCGGGTTTTGGTTGTGGTTTCTGTAGATGAGGTTAAAGAAGCATTGCAGTGCAAGCATTTGGCCTATGATAGAGCCGGGGAGGAGCATTACAACCTCATAAGCGCCCTCCACAAGTCAATGAGGGGGAGTGATGCCGATGCAGCTATTTATTGGCTGGCAAGAATGGTGGAAGGAGGTGAAGAGCCGCTCTACATTGCACGTCGGCTCATTAGGTTTGCGAGTGAAGATGTGGGCTTGGCTGATCCCCAAGCTCTAACCCAGGCCGTTTCTTGTTACCAAGCATGTCATTTCATAGGGATGCCAGAGTGCAATGTTATACTTGCACAGTGTGTCGCATATTTGGCTCTGGCACCTAAGTCGGTTGCTGTATACCGAGCGATGGGATCTGCACAGAAGGTGGTGAAGGAATCGATAGGACAGAATGAGGGGGTGCCGCTCCATTTGAGGAATGCACCGACAAAGCTAATGAAGGATCTTGGTTATGGGAAGGGATATATATATCCTCCTGATAATCCTGACTCGTCATCACAGGCGTATCTGCCTCCGTCACTTGAAGGTTACAAATTCCTCCATTGGCCATAG